The following coding sequences are from one Pseudonocardia sp. EC080619-01 window:
- a CDS encoding NAD(P)-dependent alcohol dehydrogenase: MKAVQVVGYHRPLEMTEVPVPEVAGPHDVIVKIGGAGVCRTDLHVLEGQWAEKSQVTLPYTIGHENAGWVSAVGSAVTNVAEGDTVIVHPLATCGLCRACRSGDDVHCTASDFPGIDTHGGYAEYLRTSARSVVKLDPSLQPADVAALADAGLTAYHAAAKASRRLGPRDTCVVIGAGGLGHIGIQVLKALTPARLVVLDRNPDALKLAQSIGADTGIVADGSHVEEVLSLTGGDGAESVIDFVGEGGSTSEGLRMTKRAGDYHVVGYGENVDVPTIDLVSAEVNVIGNLVGSYNDLQDLMALAARGLVTLHTTQYALDDFQAAIDDLDAGRVRGRAILVP, from the coding sequence GTGAAGGCTGTCCAGGTCGTCGGGTACCACCGACCGCTGGAGATGACGGAGGTCCCGGTACCGGAGGTCGCCGGGCCGCACGACGTGATCGTCAAGATCGGCGGCGCCGGGGTCTGCCGGACCGACCTGCACGTCCTCGAAGGGCAGTGGGCGGAGAAGTCGCAGGTCACGCTGCCGTACACGATCGGCCACGAGAACGCGGGCTGGGTGTCGGCGGTCGGCTCGGCCGTGACGAACGTGGCCGAGGGCGACACCGTGATCGTGCACCCGCTCGCCACCTGCGGGCTGTGCCGCGCCTGCCGGTCCGGCGACGACGTCCACTGCACGGCCTCGGACTTCCCGGGCATCGACACCCATGGCGGCTACGCCGAGTACCTCCGCACCTCGGCCCGCTCGGTGGTGAAGCTGGACCCGTCGCTGCAGCCGGCCGACGTCGCCGCCCTCGCCGACGCCGGGCTGACGGCGTACCACGCGGCGGCCAAGGCGTCCCGGCGGCTGGGGCCGCGCGACACCTGCGTGGTGATCGGCGCCGGTGGGCTCGGGCACATCGGGATCCAGGTGCTCAAGGCGCTGACGCCGGCCCGTCTCGTCGTGCTCGACCGGAACCCGGACGCGCTCAAGCTGGCCCAGTCGATCGGCGCCGACACCGGGATCGTCGCCGACGGGTCGCACGTCGAGGAGGTGCTGTCGCTGACCGGCGGCGACGGCGCCGAGTCCGTGATCGACTTCGTGGGTGAGGGAGGCTCGACCTCCGAGGGCCTGCGGATGACGAAGCGGGCCGGTGACTACCACGTCGTCGGCTACGGCGAGAACGTCGACGTGCCGACGATCGACCTGGTCTCGGCCGAGGTGAACGTGATCGGCAACCTGGTCGGCTCGTACAACGACCTGCAGGACCTCATGGCGCTCGCCGCCCGCGGGCTGGTCACGCTGCACACCACGCAGTACGCCCTCGACGACTTCCAGGCGGCGATCGACGACCTCGACGCCGGCCGGGTCCGGGGCCGGGCGATCCTCGTCCCCTGA
- a CDS encoding glycerol dehydrogenase produces the protein MDRTMRTMISPGRYVQGSGAIHRLGEYLAPLGSQPLLVADDMVWGFVGHDVETSLKAAGLPVDRRPFSGAPSAAAVDRLVGEIQDAGADVVVAVGGGSTIDTVKAAGYLAGIRWANAPTVASTDAPCSALSVIYTEDGEFDEYRFFPRNPDLVLVDSQVVANAPAEFLIAGVGDALATWLEARATSRSGSNTMAGGLPTVTGTALAKLSWDVLWENALPAVDAVRDHQVTPAVEKVIEANTLLSGLGFESGGLAAAHAIHNGLTAVPATHGLAHGQKVNLGSVAQLVLEGADPADLREFIEFTTSVGLPTTLAEVGIRSDDAESVRAVARAASAEGETIHSMPFEVLADDVAAALASIDRFATRVREDAKLPAPVPYAAAH, from the coding sequence ATGGACCGGACGATGCGCACGATGATCAGCCCTGGCCGGTACGTGCAGGGCAGCGGGGCCATCCACCGCCTCGGCGAGTACCTCGCTCCGCTCGGGTCGCAGCCGCTGCTGGTGGCCGACGACATGGTGTGGGGGTTCGTCGGTCACGACGTCGAGACCTCTCTCAAGGCGGCCGGGCTCCCGGTCGACCGTCGCCCGTTCAGCGGCGCGCCGAGCGCGGCCGCGGTGGACCGCCTGGTCGGCGAGATCCAGGACGCGGGCGCCGACGTCGTCGTCGCCGTCGGCGGTGGCAGCACGATCGACACGGTCAAGGCCGCCGGGTACCTGGCCGGCATCCGGTGGGCGAACGCGCCGACCGTGGCCTCGACCGACGCTCCGTGCAGCGCCCTCTCGGTGATCTACACCGAGGACGGCGAGTTCGACGAGTACCGCTTCTTCCCGCGCAACCCCGATCTCGTCCTGGTCGACTCGCAGGTGGTGGCGAACGCGCCCGCCGAGTTCCTGATCGCGGGCGTCGGGGACGCGCTGGCGACCTGGCTCGAGGCCCGCGCGACGTCGCGCTCGGGCTCGAACACGATGGCGGGCGGCCTGCCGACGGTGACCGGCACGGCGCTGGCGAAGCTCAGCTGGGACGTGCTCTGGGAGAACGCGCTGCCCGCGGTCGACGCCGTCCGCGACCACCAGGTGACGCCCGCGGTCGAGAAGGTGATCGAGGCGAACACCCTGCTGTCCGGGCTCGGGTTCGAGTCCGGCGGGCTCGCCGCCGCCCACGCGATCCACAACGGCCTGACCGCGGTGCCCGCGACGCACGGCCTCGCGCACGGCCAGAAGGTCAACCTCGGGTCGGTCGCACAGCTCGTCCTGGAGGGGGCGGACCCGGCCGACCTGCGCGAGTTCATCGAGTTCACGACCTCGGTGGGCCTGCCGACCACGCTGGCCGAGGTCGGCATCCGGTCCGACGACGCCGAGTCCGTCCGGGCCGTGGCGCGGGCCGCGTCGGCCGAGGGCGAGACGATCCACTCGATGCCGTTCGAGGTGCTCGCCGACGACGTGGCGGCCGCGCTGGCCTCGATCGACCGGTTCGCGACCCGCGTCCGGGAGGACGCGAAGCTGCCCGCCCCGGTGCCGTACGCCGCCGCACACTGA
- a CDS encoding MarR family winged helix-turn-helix transcriptional regulator: MTRWLDEHEQTTWRAYLRMQSRLQAELHRRLQADSGLSLSDFDVLVALTDRPDERCRVLELATLLEWEKSRLSHHLSRMQKRGLITREECDDDGRGNVVVLTAEGRDAIERSAPGHVETVRELVFDALPAGDVDALARVSAAVLGRLGERGVSG, translated from the coding sequence GTGACACGGTGGCTGGACGAGCACGAGCAGACGACCTGGCGGGCCTACCTCCGGATGCAGTCCCGGCTGCAGGCCGAGCTCCACCGGCGGCTGCAGGCCGACTCCGGGCTCTCCCTCTCCGACTTCGACGTGCTCGTCGCGCTGACCGACCGCCCGGACGAGCGGTGCCGGGTCCTGGAGCTCGCGACGCTGCTGGAGTGGGAGAAGAGCAGGCTGTCGCACCACCTGTCCCGGATGCAGAAGCGCGGCCTCATCACCCGCGAGGAGTGCGACGACGACGGCCGCGGCAACGTCGTCGTGCTCACCGCCGAGGGGCGGGACGCGATCGAGCGGTCGGCCCCCGGGCACGTCGAGACCGTGCGGGAACTGGTGTTCGACGCCCTGCCCGCCGGCGACGTCGACGCGCTCGCCCGCGTCTCGGCCGCGGTGCTGGGGCGCCTCGGCGAACGGGGCGTCTCAGGCTGA
- a CDS encoding LLM class flavin-dependent oxidoreductase yields MQFGVFTVSDVTPDPTTGRTPTEAQRIKDVVTIARHAEEVGLDVFALGEHHNPPFFSSSPTTTLAHIAALTERLQLSTSTTLITTNDPVKIAEDYAMLQHLADGRVDLMLGRGNTGPVYPWFGQDIRQGLNLAVENYALLRKLWDTEVVDWEGRFRTPLQGFTSTPRPLDGVAPFVWHGSIRNPEIAEQAAYYGDGFFHNHIFWPAEHTRRMVEFYRKRWEHHGHGPAEKAVVGLGGQVFMRKNSQDAVDEFRPYFDNAPVYGHGPSLEDFTRQTPLTVGSPQQVIERTLGFRDYVGDYQRQLFLVDHAGLPLKTVLEQLDILGEEVVPVLRKEFDALRPAGVPDAPTHASLVAARDAGTEQEAA; encoded by the coding sequence GTGCAGTTCGGAGTCTTCACGGTCAGCGACGTCACGCCGGACCCGACGACGGGCCGCACGCCGACCGAGGCGCAGCGGATCAAGGACGTCGTCACCATCGCGCGGCACGCGGAGGAGGTCGGGCTCGACGTCTTCGCGCTCGGCGAGCACCACAACCCGCCGTTCTTCTCGTCGTCGCCGACGACCACGCTCGCGCACATCGCCGCCCTGACCGAGCGGTTGCAGCTGTCCACGTCCACGACGCTGATCACCACCAACGACCCGGTGAAGATCGCCGAGGACTACGCGATGCTGCAGCACCTGGCCGACGGCCGGGTCGACCTCATGCTCGGCCGCGGCAACACCGGCCCGGTCTACCCCTGGTTCGGGCAGGACATCCGGCAGGGACTGAACCTGGCCGTCGAGAACTACGCGCTGCTGCGGAAGCTCTGGGACACCGAGGTCGTCGACTGGGAGGGCCGGTTCCGCACCCCGCTCCAGGGCTTCACCTCGACCCCGCGCCCGCTCGACGGCGTCGCGCCGTTCGTGTGGCACGGGTCGATCCGCAACCCCGAGATCGCGGAGCAGGCCGCCTACTACGGCGACGGCTTCTTCCACAACCACATCTTCTGGCCGGCCGAGCACACCCGGCGGATGGTCGAGTTCTACCGCAAGCGCTGGGAGCACCACGGCCACGGACCGGCCGAGAAGGCGGTCGTCGGGCTCGGCGGCCAGGTGTTCATGCGGAAGAACTCGCAGGACGCGGTGGACGAGTTCCGGCCGTACTTCGACAACGCCCCGGTCTACGGGCACGGGCCCTCGCTGGAGGACTTCACCCGGCAGACGCCGCTGACCGTCGGCAGCCCGCAGCAGGTGATCGAGCGGACCCTCGGGTTCCGTGACTACGTCGGCGACTACCAGCGCCAGCTGTTCCTGGTCGACCACGCGGGCCTGCCGCTGAAGACCGTGCTGGAGCAGCTCGACATCCTCGGCGAGGAGGTCGTCCCGGTGCTCCGGAAGGAGTTCGACGCGCTGCGCCCGGCCGGTGTGCCGGACGCGCCGACCCACGCGTCCCTGGTCGCCGCCCGGGACGCCGGCACGGAGCAGGAGGCCGCCTGA
- a CDS encoding VOC family protein, translated as MTTMSTDTTALDAERDRIRESHLKPQAERPASTARGLHHTALVSSDVERTVRFYQDVLGFPLTELIENRDYPGSSHFFFDIGNGNLLAFFDFPGLDVGPYAEVLGGLHHIAISVEPSVWDSIVARLSEAGVEHEVHSGVSVYFRDPDGARVELIADPLGEMYGHHVL; from the coding sequence ATGACGACCATGAGCACCGACACCACCGCCCTCGACGCCGAGCGCGACCGGATCCGCGAGTCCCACCTGAAGCCGCAGGCCGAGCGACCGGCCTCGACCGCCCGCGGCCTGCACCACACCGCGCTCGTGTCGAGCGACGTCGAGCGGACCGTGCGCTTCTACCAGGACGTCCTCGGGTTCCCGCTCACCGAGCTGATCGAGAACCGGGACTACCCGGGTTCGTCGCACTTCTTCTTCGACATCGGCAACGGGAACCTGCTGGCGTTCTTCGACTTCCCGGGGCTCGACGTCGGGCCCTACGCCGAGGTGCTCGGCGGGCTGCACCACATCGCGATCAGCGTGGAGCCCTCCGTCTGGGACTCGATCGTCGCCCGGCTCAGCGAGGCCGGCGTCGAGCACGAGGTGCACTCCGGCGTCTCGGTGTACTTCCGGGACCCCGACGGCGCCCGGGTCGAGCTGATCGCCGACCCGCTGGGGGAGATGTACGGCCACCAC